DNA from Magnolia sinica isolate HGM2019 chromosome 19, MsV1, whole genome shotgun sequence:
cctttttctttttcttttatttctttcctttaatgttttttttcttcttctttttagttggAATCTAACCCatatcatgctcggctaaacctcttagctagggctaagaggtgaagcctgtagcgagatgggagacactatttcctgcttttcatgaactgaacttggttttgagttgattattaaaagaatatttactcagtctttaatggtctgttgtgactgaaattacagtgggtttacaatggctttgaatatctctttttctcttttgatgtttatgacgtcaggaggccctattgttcaccatcgtctactgggcatggttggatgatagtactcttcctgactttcatgtactttcgattggttggcaattagtttaatcccgttatttactttgtctcctgggcatggtaggatgatggaatccattctaattcatatacctttcatctcttgaaaaccaaatcaagtaagttcagtttgaattccataatccttgatgcaggcataagatctccctgatctctacaagtggatcctctgaatccctagtttccttcctctgaattccttaaagttttagataattattccacaactatttcttaaattctattttgtttagatcgcatcttagtctagttctagttctacttggtttcagataacgtacaggtttcagtccctgtggattcgacctcggtcttaccgagtttattactacatcacaaccctgcacttggggtgtgaacaagtatAAACTCTagtcgtgaaaatttgggatgttacaagaGGATAGACCAAATTTTTCATTATTATAATCGACTACTTCACCGAGTGGGTAGAGGTCGAGCCCCTAACAAGAAATACCGATTAAAAGACCACCAACTTCATCTAAAAAAATTATCATTTGTAGGTTTGGTATCCCCCACACTATCATTATTGACAATGATAAGCAATTCAACAATGCTCGTTTCCGAGGACTTTATGAGAAGCTCGACATTTGTAATGCCTTTGCCCACCTTGACATTCCTAGGTTGATGAACAAGTGGaagctataaataaaattataaaaacccAATTAAAAACTAAACTCAAAAAATTCAAGGGAGCCTAGGTGGATGAGCTACTGCATGTCTTATAGGTGTATCGAACCACAACCCATACAACAGCTGCGGAAACTGCATTCTCCCTAGCCTTTGGAGCAGAAGTTGTGAtcccagttgagattgggatgcCCTCTAGGTGAATCAAGTTGTATGACATGAAAGAAAATGATGCATGACTAACGTTGGGTCTGCATCTGATTGAAGAATTAAGGGAAAAAGGTACAATTAAGGGTCATTTCCTACCAACATAAGGTCGCTCAACATTATAATACATGGGTTAAAATATGTAGATTTCAAGTAGGGGACTTAATACTCTGAAAAATCGTCCAGAACACTAAGGAGCCTAGCTTGAGAGCCTTGGGGCCAAACTGGAAAGGACCATACAGGGTATCATTATGGTTTGCCCAAAGATATACCAACTAGAAGACATGCAGGATCAACTCTTACCCACCCGTGGAATGTTGAGCAACTGAAAATCTACTATCAGTGAGAATGAGCCCAAGCATTGAAAATCTACAACACACTAACAGCTCACCGCAAGTTCAAGCTACCGATCATTAAATGATTGCTATGTAAAAGATTCCCTTTATGAATAAAATGGAAAAATCTTTTCTGATTCTACTAAGTTCACGTTCTCAGCAATCACCCAACCAAAGTTTACATGCTCGATAATTAGATCACTAAGTTAATCTATTAAGCTTATTAATTCATCCACCAAGTAATCATGCATaaccataaaaaaaaattggACAAAAAGAATTCTTCTCATTCATGAGTGGGAGTGTTACGAAGATGTCCAAGAAGATATATATTTACACAAAAAAAACCTATCCCTAAGGAAGGTCGTCGGTGTCAGGAGCGGTAACCTCGAAGGCCTTAGAAGAATCGTCATCGAGATACCTTAAGTCGAGATCAGGGTTCCGGTGTTGGACGTCTTCTCGACAACGCCAGAAGCCATCATTGAATGTCTCATCTAGCTCAGCTACATGATTCTCAGGTGCATTGAAGGCCTATACTGCATCTACCTCCCTCCCAGGAATCACGGTTTTGACTTCCACTAGCTTGGCATCCACCTCAACGGCCCGAACTCCCACCTCGGATAGGCGGGAATGCGCTTTAGAGGCCCTCGCCTCCACCTCAACTGCATGGGCTACCAGCTCGACCTTCTCCACTGCTTCATGGCCAATAAAGAGGCGCCGGTGGCTTGGTCCTCCCTAAAAATCCTTAGGGCCTCACGAAGGACCTCAACCTCAATGTGCACTGGCACCTGAACCTTCTCAGTCGCTTCCAGCTCTACAGCCTTAGCCCGGAGCTTGACCTCGACAAACTTAAGCATCCCGGTAGCTTCTTTCAAGCAGCCCCTCAAATTGATCAAAAGGTGGCACGTGGTGAGAACCCTAATGGCActctacaaaataggaaaataacGAAGCTTAGATAATGCGTAAGcagaaaaaggagaaaaagtgCTAATAATGTTACCTTAATTTGCATTGACACCATAGTGGTAAGGAGGAGATCAGGATGCAGGGAAAGCATCACATTAATGTCCTTCTCGGGTCCACGACTGTAGCCCCAGTTGGCCAGTACAACCATATGTCACGGGAGAAGCTCTCAGGCACATGACCGCAGCCCCAGTTGGCCAGCACAACCATATGTCATGGGAGAAGCGCATGGGTTGCTATTACCAACGTCCTTGCACCCATAGCCCCCTCTAGGGTAGAACTTTGGTGCTCAACAGCACCCCCACGAGTAGCCTCCACCTGTTACTCCTTAGTACTAGTGGGAGACGAATCCaggtggattggctactcccccagccactaGCCtagtggctagtggtcagtgctatgcgggacctaccatgatgtatgtgtttcatccatgacgttcatccatttttacagatcattttatggcttgatcccaaaaatgagagagatataaatctcaggtggaccacaccacaggaaaacaatagtgattggatatccaccattaaaatcctcctaaggcccactgtactgtttatttgacatccaatcaattgattaggtcacacagacctagatgaagggaaaaaacaaagatcaccttgatccaaaacttttatggatcccaaaatgtttttaatggtccacattcattcaaaactatttcttgtaatgtggtccacttgagattgggatatacctcattttttgtctcataccataaaaagatctagaaaaatagatgtagaggatgggtgaaacacatatatcatagtggggcccatagagcaccgaccactagccattggctggtggcagggggagtagccaatccatttccagtcCGTTTccctagtggcaggggagtagccaatccgtttcctctttTTACCGATGCACTTCGTACAAATAAACAATTGGCCTTGcgtgtggattaggtgttacccaggcttcatgggtgttacccttaccttaGGCCTTGATGACATATATCCATGTTTATTTAGTTTTCTAACATATTTTAGAACGCTTTAaaaaaaactgaagcatatccaaatatcagttAGACCACATTGGAAGAAAAAATGATaattgaacattcaccattaaaacttcttagtgCCCACTTTAAAACTTCCAAGTGCCAACTTTAAGTggatctgtaatgtttatttgctatcaaaGTCATTGATAacgtttaaaaaaaaagaaaaaagtgcaggatgaaaggaaaatataaatattaactgatccaaaacttttgagacCTACCAAATGCTTTTAATGATTATTCACCACCTTTACTATGATCCACCAATGACTCAGATCTGCTAAAATTTtgtaaaacattcttaaatgagCTAAGAAAACGGATGGAACAGATtagatatgaaaaaataaaaaataaataaaaaatcatcaaagtggccccacatGGCAAAGGTAATACCAActgagctgttacccgggtaacagatACTCTGCTACCCACTAAGTAGGACTCTAGATTCGTATTCGATCGGAAacagtaaactttgtggggttgtcttgatgaatgcaacttatccaagccatccatccattgcaccagttcattttaggctatgagacttgttgaggtcaaaatctgaaCGACACTCCCCTCAGTCTCTCGAACCGTGGACCACTTCAACGTCTTGATCCTGCACAATGAGAATAGGCAAAGGTGACCCTAGCTAAGcctggggaccctccgatgcctaagtcaggtcaagggaaccTGGGTCTAAGTGGAGAGTAGTGGAGAATGTCAGAATGTTGCGTACCTATAGTAGTGGGGTCTCAATGTATTTATACCTGATTGTCGGACGGTCTGGGTCCACTATTGTCGGCACGATTTACTGAATCAGCGGGATACTGAGATCGTGGGGATATTATAAGCAATCCGTAGATCGTGTAGCGCATCATGCGGATAATGCGTATCTGGGAGCAAAGCAATCGGCCACGTTTACTTATGGTAGTTTCCGAATCTGGTAGACAGAATGCTCGCCTTGACATATTGTCTCGGCTCGGCACTCTGGAAACCTTCTCTTTGAGGTCCAAGGCAAGGTGCCGGATTTATCTTATCGGGTCGGACTTCGTGCAATTGATGTCAGTGGTCAGATTGTTCATCTTCTGTGAGACGTTAGGTAGGCAGCTTACCACTTCCGATCAGAGTGTGGAAGTCACTTTGATCCTCAGCCTCGAAGTAAGAGCACCTTCATAGCCAAGAACACCTTCATAGTGCACGACTTCTTCGGGAACACTTACATCAGGTCAGACGAGCATCGCCTCAGTTGTTCATATACTTGGTTGAATTAGTTTGAGGCTTACCCTTGGATTTATTAGGGGCTcgaatcttcccataacagaagccccctactctttaaGTTCAACTGTGGACTCGAAGAGTAATTACATAGAAGATCGCCCGCCTATGCTGGTGCAATCAAGATCTTCAAATTTGAAGTGCCATATTCTCAGGATTTTGCACCCGTGGACTGCTTTTTAGCGGACGCTTGCCGACGGTTACGATTTCAAATAATTGCTCAACCTATGATGAGTCGCCACGTAAGCCCGAGGAAGAGTCTGTGCGACAGCTCCACCTACTCGAGCGTCGTTCCATGTATCGGAGTGCACTATTCAATGTCTGAACCATACTACCTGGCAGGGGCTCGACCAACGATAGACAGCCATGTGTGATCGGGAATCAGCTCGCGACGATTCGGCTGCGGACATCACTCCTTGCCATTAATGCAAAGATTATCTATGGCTTATATAAGTTTCTTTCAAACCTGCTCCTTTCATTGGCATTTTGAGCTTGAATGCGTGTTGGAGGAGGCGATTTTCGGTGAGAGCGATTCCGACGGGCGATTTCGACCGATCAAACGTTTCCGGCAAAGGCGATTTCTGGTAACCATCCAGTGAGTCCCTCTCATCATTCCTTTTACTTCTCTTTATAATGTCATCTAATCTTGAGACTGTTCAGGAGTATGGTGATGACTCTGAGCCGGGGAGCTCTGATGGTGGGAGAGGGGCCTCCGAAGGCCCCTTTGAAGCTATACCCTTATACCCTCCGCCTCAAAGACAGAAGGAGACAGGGGCTCGAACTCAATGGGCTGGCAAGAAGAAGGCCACTCGAGTCCACCAGACTACTACCATCGAGGCTACTAAAATGTCCACGAGTGGACAAGCCTCGGAGGTAGTCCTTGGAGGCTCCGTTCTGTCGGAGTGTCAAATGGAATGGATCCATTCGGAGTTCCAGATCCTGAATTCCGTTCAGGTAAGGGCCCCTAGGCCCCTTGACACCGCTGGTGCCCTTGCTGAGGGGGAAGTAGCAATCTTCCTCTATGCGTTGCAATGTGGGCTTTGGCTCCCTCTACATCCTTTCTTCCGAGCCATAACAGCTTACCTCGGACTTGCTCCGGGACAATTCACCCTCAATGCTTGGAGGGTGCTaatctcttccttcatcatttGGCGCTAAGTAGGAAATCCAGAGCTGACCCCGAAGGAGCTAATGAGCCTATACCTGGTTAAGTACGACATCCAAGAACCATGGTACTACTTTGCGACCCGAGGTAGTAAAGGGTCGGTGCTGGTGATGAACCTTCCATCTTTTAACAAGGATTGGAAGAATAAGTGGTTTTGGACTATGGGTGAGTGGGAAGTGCCAGCAGCAGAGCTGAGGACTCTGTCGACTTGGGTTCTCACCCGATTCTCGAAACTAGGTCAGACTTTGATTctctttcctttcatttttttaaaaaaattttaaacctcCTTCTGCTTCAATCAGGATAGAGCTTTCTTTATCCTTATAGATTTCCTGAGAGGCACACCACTTCTTGACTCGGCCCAGAAGAACTGCATCACTAAGGCTAGGGCACGATCGGGGGAACTTCATTCCTGGACAGACCCGATCACTGTGGCCAACCTTCATTGGTCCGGGCTTTATAAGTCTGAGCCTCTCCCCAAATCCTTCAGTAAGTTgtcatcttattacctttggtgatATCAACTTCATTCACTgggttgttgatccattatttcTCGTGTAGGCATGGCTGAGGCGTCTACTTCTTAGAGGAGGAAGGCTGCTCCAACAGCAGAGGAGATGTCGAGGGCTGAGTCGAGAACGAAGACTACTGTTTGGAGGAGGTAGGTCACCCCTCGCGGAGTGGGCCCCTCTGTTACTGTTTCGGTTGCCGCAGCTCCAGCTGCGGTGCTTACCGATACGCAGGTTCTAGCAATCATTGTTCCCGCTCCAACAACTATAACTCCTTCCTCAGCAGCAGCCATAACTCCTTCCCTTCCTCCCACCACCGTTCCTCCCACCGTGGAGGCCCCACCTGCAATTCTTGAGCCCTGCATTGTCATGCCCTCTTCATCTGAACGAGAGGAGGCCATTAGGATGGCTGATGATATGCTCTCTCCCCCCGAAGCTAGAAATGAGTTCGAGGCCGAGGTTCAAACCTCAGTGGGCAGTCGAACCGAGACTGAGGAGGCAGTGGGCTCGGCCTAGGTGAGGACAGGCAACAGGAGGTTCTGGCTGAGCTACCACTTATCTTGCTAGACATCTTGGGCCGCCAAACATGCCCCAGAAGAGGAGATAACCAAACTTCTTACCAAATTGGACAGCTCCTTCCTGAACGACCTGGCTTCCATTTTCTATATGGCATTACTCGTTGCTTTTCTACCTCTTTTTATTTCTGCCTCATCCACATGCTCATTTTTTATCTCCGTTTAGACTGTCCCGAAGCTCCTTTCGACTCGAGAGAGAATACAAGAGCTCGAGAGGAGGGATGACGAGGTGGGGGCTCTCTGGAACGAGGTGGGGGTTCGCAGGGATGAGGCTACCCTATTCCATCTCGAGGGATTTGTTGGCCAAGGAGATTACCCGGCTGGGAGAAGTCCTAGAACGGACTAAGGCCGAGACGGTAGAAAA
Protein-coding regions in this window:
- the LOC131234960 gene encoding uncharacterized protein LOC131234960, whose amino-acid sequence is MVVLANWGYSRGPEKDINVMLSLHPDLLLTTMVSMQIKSAIRVLTTCHLLINLRGCLKEATGMLKFVEVKLRAKAVELEATEKVQVPVHIEVEVLREALRIFREDQATGASLLAMKQWRRSSW